DNA sequence from the Deinococcus budaensis genome:
GCGTCACGGGCCGCGCCGAACTTGCCCGGCTGGCGCGCCGCCCCGCGGCAGGGGAGGGGAGCCAGGGAAGCGGGGGGCGTATGCTCCCTCCATGACCCAGGCGGACCTGCCCGAACTGACCCCCCTGACTCCTGGCACGGCATCCGAGGCGGGGGCGACCGACGTGTACGGCAGCCTCGACCCCGCCGCGCTGCGCCATCCCGACAGCCTGAAATGGACCGCCTTTCCCGAGGGCGTGATTCCGCTGTGGGTGGCGGACATGGACTACCCGGTGGCGCCGCCCATTCTGGACGCCCTGCACGACCGCCTGACCCGTGGTCTGGGGTATCCCCAGTTGCCGGGTGATCCCCTCCTGAACGCGGCCCTGCGGGAGCGCCTGGCCTCGCACGGCCTGACCGACCTGCCGCCCGAGGGCGTGGCCTTCCTGCCGGGTGTGGTGCCGGGCATCTACGCCTCGGTCGCGGGGCTGACCCGTCCAGGCGACCCGGTGCTGAGCATGACGCCGGTCTACCATCCCTTTCACCTGGCGGTCACCGAGCAGGGCCGCCGGGTGGCCGCCGCGCCGCTGCGTGAGCCGGAGGGGACAGGGGCCCGCTGGGAGATCGACTGGGCCGCGCTGGAGACCGCCGCCCAGGGCTGCGGGCTGCTGCTGCTGTGCCATCCCCACAACCCCACGGGCCGGGTCTGGGACGCCGCCGAGCTGGCGCGGCTGCGCGACTTCGTGCTGGAGCGGGGCCTCTACGTGATGTCCGACGAGCTGCACGCCGAGCTGCGCTTCACCTCCCAACCCTTCGAGGCGTTCGCCGCCGACCCCCGGGTGCGGGCGCGGACCGTCACCCTGACTGGCCCGGCCAAGGCCTACAACACGGCGGGCCTGGGCATCGGGGCGATGGTGGGCCACGACCCGGAGCTGGTGCGGCGGGTGCGCGCGGCGGCGGGCGGGCTGATGGGTCATCCCTCGGCGTTGAGCGTGACCGCTTGGCAGGCCGCGTTGCGCGCGGGCGGGCCGTGGCTGGCCGAGACAGTCGCCTACCTGCGCGGCAACCGCGACGTGCTGGGTGCCTTCCTGGCCGCCCGGCTGCCCTGGGTGCGCTGCGCGCTGCCCCAGGCGACCTACCTCGCCTGGCTGGACCTGCGCGCCCACCCACGCGCCGGGGACATTCAGCAGTTTTTGCTGGACGAGGCCAGGATCGCCGTCCACAACGGCCCGGTGTTTGCGCCGGGAGAGCTGGGCGCGCGTTACCAGGGCTTCGTGCGCCTGAATTTCGCCACCAGCCGCCCGCTGCTGATCGAGGCGCTGGAGCGGATGGCGGACGCGCTGGGCGAGACCATTTCGGCCTGATGGGCAGGCATTCCGTCCGGCCCGGAAGCGTCTCTGCTACGGTGGGGGCGTGATCAAAGACGACATGGCGATTCATGCCGGTGTTCCCGAAAAGGCCGTCAAGGCGGCGCTGGGCCAGCTCGACCTCGAGGAAGCCTTTTCCGGCGTGAGCTGGAACCTCGCCCGCAACCGCCCCGGCCGCCCCACCAAGGTCTATTTCGAGGCCGAGACGACCGCCGAGATTCAGGCCGCGAAAAACCGCCTGGAACGTCTGCTCAACGACAGCGGCTTCGATCTCTACCCCTGAGCCTCGCTGCTCGCGCCGCCCCGGGCCGCTCACGTTTCACGCGGGTGGCCCGCCGCCTTTGTTCCCAAGCCCCATGTGTGGAGGCCATCCCATGCCGCTCACCGAACCCCAGGTCCGTGTCTTGCGGGCCATGCAGCAGGGCGCTGCCCTGACCGCCCATTTCCGTCCCGGGCGCGGTCCCTTCCACACCCTGGGGGGCAGGCGGCTGGGCATCGTGCTGCTCAAGGAACTCGAATCCCAGCGGCTGATCGCGCGGAGCGGGGAGGGCGCCGGGCGCGGGGCGGCGGGCTACGCCCTCACGGCGGTGGGGGAGGCGGCGCTGGCCGGGTGGGAGGCGGGCCGGGGGCCGGGGAAGCTCGACCTGCCCTGAGGGGCCGCCCGGGCCTACGGCGTCAGCTCACGCAGGCGCTCGATCAAGGGGCGCAGCCGCCCCCGCCGCAGCTTGAGGGCCGCGCGGTTCACGACCAATCGGGCGCTGGAGTGGTAGAGCACATCGACTTCCTCCAGGTGGTTGGCGCGCAGGGTGCTGCCCGTCTGGACCAGATCGACCACCGCGTCGGCCAGTCCGGTGAGCGCGGCGAGTTCGATGTTGCCCGACAGTTTGACGACCTCGGCGGGAATGCCCTGCGCGGCCAGGTACGCGCGGGCCGAGCGCGGGTACTTGGTGGCGACCCGCCCGATGGGGCCAGTGGCGCCGACCTCGCGGATCAAGGAGAGGCGGCAGGCGGCGAAGCGCAGGTCCACCGGCTCGAAGACCGGGCGCCCCGACTCGATCAGCACGTCCTTGCCGACGATTCCGGCGTCGGCCACGCCCAGGTCCACGTACACGGGCACGTCCTGGTTGCGCAGTTCCAGCACGGTCACGCCGGGAAACTCGTGGCGCAGGGCGCGCGACTTTTCCGGCAGGGTCAGCGGCAGCCCGGCCTGCGCGAGCAGCGCCACCGCTTCTTCCAGAATCCGGCCCTTGGGCAGCGCCAGGGTCAGGTGGTCGGGTCCCCGTTGCGCGGCGGGGGTCATGCGCCCACCTCGGTCAGGGTCTCGCCGCGTGCCCAGCGGCGAATGCCCCGGCGCTGGCAGTAGGCGAGCAGGTCCGGCTGCTGGTCGGTCCAGGCCAGTTCGGCGGTCAGGCCCTGGGCGCGGGCGTACTCGGCCCCCGCCGGGTCAAGGGCCAGCACCAGTTCGGGTTCGGGGGGCAGCCCCGCCGCCGTGGCTTCGGTCAGCCGCTCCAGCCCGATGGCGAAGCCCGCGCCCGGCAGCCCGCCGAGGTCGTAGCGCCCCCCGCCCAGCAGCGGCTGGTTCAGCCCCGGCGTGTAGGCGCGGAAGGTCAGCCCGGTGTAGTACCCGTAGCGGCGGCTGGCGCCGAGGTCGAACAGCAGCCCGCTGGAAATGCCCGCCAGCGGCGCCACCGCCTCCAGATGCGCGACCGCCGCCCGCGCCCGCTCGCCCCGCGCGAGTGCCCCCGCCTGCGCCAGCACCTCTGGGCCGCCGTACAGGTCGGTCAGCGCGTGCAGGGTGCGGGTGACCTCCGTGCTCAGGCCGTGCGCCGCCGCGAGCAGGCCGATGTCCGCGCCGCTCTTGCGGTCCACCGCGTCGTGCAGGGCCTCGCGCGCCGCGCCGTGCAGCCCGGCGTCCTCCAGCACCGCGTCCACGAAACCCGGGTAGCCCACCTCCATCACCGCGCTCACGCCGACCGCCTCCAGCGCGTGCAGCCCCAGCCGCAGCAGCTCGGCGTCGGCCTGCGGGGTCGCCACCCCGATCAATTCCACCCCAACCTGGCCGAACTCGCGCAGACGGCCCAGTTCGCTGGTCAGCGAGCGCAGCCACAGCCGCCCGCCGTACTGAAGCCGCAGCGGAAAGGGGCCATCCGGAAACCGGGCGCGCACCAGCCGCCCCACCGCCGTGGTGAACTCGCTGCGCAGCGCGAGCACCTCGCCCCCCGAGTCGATCAGCTTGAAGGCCCGCGCGCTTTGCGGGTGCCCCTCCCCGGCAAACTCCAGCGCGGGAACCTCCACCCCCCGGTAACCCCAGGCGGCGAAGACCCCCGACAGCCGGGTCCGCAGATGCTCGCGCCACTGCCACTCGGGCGGCAGCACGTCGCGGGTGCCTTCGGGAACACGGGCCAGGGTGGGGGGGCGGGGGGGCAAGCTCACGGGGGGTATTAAAGCACCCGGACAGCTCCGGAACAGGCCGCCCACGACCGCCGGAGCCGCGACAGGGAGTCCTGGCTTGCGGCGGCGGCCCGCTATACTTGCCCCCATGCGCCGCGCTTTTCCCGCTCTGCTCCTGCTCGCGCCCCTGCTGGGGGCCTTGTTGGGCGGCTGTGCCCGCACGGCCGACACCTTCAAGCCGCGCATCGTGGTCACCAGCCCCGACGGCGGCGGCGTGGGCCGGGCACGCGACTTCACCGTCAAGGGCTACGCGCTCGACGACCAGGGGGTCACCCGCATCACGGTGGACGGCAAGGCGATTCCGATTCAGCCGGGCAGCCGCAAAATCGCCAATTTCACGTTCCAGACGCGGGTGCAGGGCGCGCGCGGCGAGGTGACCATCGGGGCGCTCGACGCGGCGGGCAACAAGAGCGTGCTGGTGCTGCCGGTCACGGTGGACGCCGCACCTCCCACCCTCCGGGTGACCCGCTTCGAGCGCAGCGGCAACGTGATCCGGGTGACCGGGGTCGCCACCGACAACAACCGGGTGGTGCAGGTGCTGGTGGACGGCAACCGCTTGAACATCACCTCCGGCTCGCGGGTGGACTTTTACGCCGAGACGAGCGGCATCTACGCCGACCTCCAGGCCATCGACGGGGCAGGCAACGTGACCCGGCTGCGCGCTCAGCGCTGAGCCTGCCACGCCGCGCCCGTTGCGGGGGGCACAGTCTTGCGGGAGCACAGTCCTGCCCCACGGCGTCCGCTAGCCTGCCCCGGTGCCGCCCCGCCTGCCCCGGTCTCCCCGCCCCACCCCGGCGCAGGAGGTCCCGCCGCCCCCGCACCTGCCCGAAATCCTGCGCCGCCTGGCCGCAGCCTACCTGCCCACGCCGCCCGCGCCGCGCGTCAGCCCCGAGCCGCTCGACGACCTCGTCGAGACGATCCTGGCCCAGCAGAACACCTCCGCCCTGACCCGGCGGCAGTTCGCGGCGTTGCGGGCGGCCTATCCGGTCTGGGAGGCGGCCCTGGCCGACGGTCCCGACGGGATCGAAGCCACCCTGCGCGCGGCGGGGGGCGGCCTGGCCCGCCTCAAGGCCGACTACCTCTGGAACGTGCTGCACCGCCTGGAGGAGACGCGCGGCGAGCTGAGCCTGCGCGTGCTGCGTGAGCTGGACGACCCGGCGGCCCGCGCCCTGCTCGAAAGCCTGCCGGGGGTGGGCATGAAGACGGCCTCGCTGATGCTGCTGTTCGACCTCGCCCGCCCCGCGATCCCGGTCGAGAACAACATCTGGCGGGTCGCCGGGCGCCTCGATCTGGTGCCCGCCCGCTGGAACGTCCTCAAGGTCGAGCGCTGGTTCGACGAGGTGCTGCCGCGCGACTGGGCCACCCGATACGTCTTTCACGTCTCGGGCGTGCGCCACGGCCGCCAGACCTGCCTCGCCCGCCGCCCGCGTTGCGAAAGCTGCGTGCTGCGCGACCTCTGCCCCTCGGCGCCGCTTTTTCTGGAAGGCCGGGATGAGGCTTGAGGCGCTCCTCGCAGCGCTGGGCGAGCTGTTCGGCCCACGCCTGAGTTTGCGCGAGGCGGGTGGGGAAGAGCGCGGTGTGGTCTTGTTGTGGGATGGTGAGGTGGACTGCACCGCCGGACTGGCGGAGGGTGGCCTGGAAAGCGTCGCCTGGCAACTGCTCAGCACCGCGCAGGACGTGTGGTTACAGCGTCTGGGCGAGGAGGGCGTGCATCCTGGCGCCTGGGCCACGGCCTCTCCCGACGTGAGCCGCGACGGCGTGGGGCTGGTGCTGAGCCTGCGTGGCACGGAAGGTGTGGTGGCCTCGGTGCGCGTTCCACTGACGGGGTGACGGTCCTGCGCCATGAAGAAGCGCCCACCACAAAGGGGCGGGCGCTCCTGTCGTGCTAAAGCCTCAGCCCGCGTCGGGGTGGCGCTGCGTCTCGTGCAGCTCGACCGGCTTGCCCTTGCGGGCGCGCAGGTTGAGCACCTCGACCATGATCGCGAAGCCCATCGCGAAGTAGGTGTACCCCTTGGGAATCTTGAAGCCGAAGCCGTCGGCGATCAGGTTCACGCCGATCAGGAGGAGGAAGGCCAGCGCCAGCATCTTGACCGTCGGGTGCGCCTGCACGAAGTCCCCGATGGGCCGCGCGGCAAACAGCATGATGGCGACGGTCAGGACCACCGCGCTGACCATCACGCCGATGTCGTCGGCCATCCCGACCGCCGTGATCACCGAGTCGAGGCTGAAGACGATGTCCAGCACCATGATCTGCCCGATAATCGCCGCGAAGTTGGCCGAGGCGACCCGGCCTGCCGTGGGCGCGCCGTGGGTGCCGGGGCCTTCGAGTTGTTCGTGCATTTCCTTGACGGCCTTGTACAGCAAAAAGAGGCCGCCGAAAATCAGGATCAGGTCGCGCCCCGAAAATCCCATCCCGAACAGCGTGAACAGGTCGTTTTGCAGCCGGTAGATCCAGGTGATGGAAAACAGCAGCAGCAGCCGCATGACCAGCGCGGCCATCAGGCCCACAGTCCTGGCCCGTTGCCGCTGCTCGGGCGGCAGCTTGCCTGCCAGGATGCTGATGAAAATCACGTTGTCGATGCCGAGGACGATCTCCAGCAGCAACAGGGTTCCAAAGGCCAACCAGGCCTCGGGCTGGCTGATCCAGCCGAACAGGGTTTCAATCACAGGGAGGCTCCAGGTCGGGCACAGGGCGGGTGGCAGGCGCTCGCGGCATTCCAGTTCCACTCCAGGCGAACCGCCCCCACAGCAGCCGGGGCGGCAGAATCGGGCAGCCATCCGGCCTTCCGGCGCGCTCATCCTCGGCGCGATACCTCCCATGCTCCGGGAGAAGTTGTGCACGAATCTTAAATGTGAGATGAAGGACCTTCATGTTCGCCTGGCGTGGCCCCGCGCGCGGGCTGCCCAGGCGGGGGTCAACCCGCGTCTCAGCGCGCCGTCGCGCCGTCGAGGTACACGCTCAGCAGCGCCCGCGCGGTGCCCTGAGGGTCGGCGGGGGGCGCGCCCATGACCAGCGGGTACATCAGGGCCAGCAGTGCCCGCGTCAGCATGGCGGGGGGCAGGTCCCCGCGCAGCTCGCCCCGTGCCGCCGCGCCCTCGATCAGTCCGGTCAGGCCGCCCATCCAGACCCGGCGGTACTCGCTTTCAAAGGCCGCGCGGCGTCCGGGCGACACGTGGCGCAGCTCGCCCGCGAGTTGCAGGCCCACGCGCTGCTCGGGCGCGCTCGCCAGCAGGTCCCCCACCAGCGTCTCCAGCTGCGCCCGCACGCCCGACTGGGTCCCGGCGTGCGCCACCAGGCGGCTCAGGCCCGCCAGCGTGCCCTCCAGCATCGCCAGAAACAGCGCTTCTTTGTCCTCGTAGTGGTGGTACAGGGCGGGTTTGGTCACGCCCACCGCCTCGGCCACCTCGCGCATGCTCACCCCGTGGTAGCCGCTCGCCACAAAAAGCCGCGCGGCCTCGGTCAGGATGCGGGCGCGGGTCGTGTCGGGCGTCGGAGAGGGGGGCAGCGCAGAAGACGGGACGGTCACGGGCACATGATAGCCCGAGGCGGGGCGAACGTCCCGGCCAAGGCAGAAGCGGCGTCTGGCCGGGCAGGTCCAGCCGTCCGGGCAGCGGACCTGCGCGGCGGGTGCCCGTGACCCAGGTCAGGACTGGCGTGCGGCCGTGGGGACGATCTCCGCTGCCCACACGTCCTGCGGCGTCTCGCGGCGGCGGATCAGGGTCCAGTCCTGACCGTCCCACAGCGCCTCGGCGGGGCGGGGGCGGGTGAGGTAGGCGCTGCTCATGCTCGCGCCGTAGGCTCCGGCCTGTCCGACCGCGAGCAGGTCGCCGGGGGTGGGGGAGGGCAGGCGGACGTTCCGCGCCAGCAGGTCGCCGCTCTCGCAGGCGGGTCCGGCCACGTCCCAGGTCCCCTCCTCGTCGCCGTTCCACAGCGCCGTGACCGGGTGCTCGGCGCCGTAGAGCATGGGCCGCAGCAGCTCGGTCATGCCCGCGTCGGTGAGCAGGAAGTTGCGGCCGGTGCGCTTGGTGCCCACCACCCGTGTCAGCAGCGTGCCCGCGCGGGCCACCAGATAGCGTCCCGGCTCGACCCACAGCCGCGCGCCGAAGGCAGAGGCCGCCGTCCGCGCCTCCCGCGCGATGCCCGGCAGGTCGGCGTCCACGCCCCAGCCGCCGCCCACGTCGAGGACCTCCAGATCGCCCGTCTGCGCGTGCAGCTCGGCCAGCCGGGCGAAAGCCGCGCTGAAGTCCGAGGCGTCGCGAATCGCGCTGCCGATATGAACGTGCAGGCCGCGCGCGTCGTGTCCGGCGGCCCGCAGGGCCTCCAGCACGCCGGGCGCCTGCGCGGGCGTCACGCCGAACTTGCTGTCGGCCGCCCCTGTGGCGAGGTGGTCGTGGGTGCTGACGCTCAGGGCCGGATTGACCCGTACCAGCGCCCGCGACCCCGGCGGCAGCAGCCCGACCTCCTCCTCGCGGTCCACCACGAAGGTCGCGCCCAGCCGCGCGCCCGCCGCGTACTCCCCGGCGGATTTGGCGGGGCCGTTGATCAGCACCTCGTCTCCCGTCATGCCGACCTGCTCGGCCCGCGCAATCTCCCCGGCGCTCACGCACTCGAAGCCGACGCCCGCCGCCCGCAGCCGACCCAGCAGGGTCAGGTTAGGGTTGGCCTTTATCGCGTAGTAGACCCGCGCGCCTCCGAACGCCGCGCGCACCCTTGAGAGCGCCGCGTCCAGCTCGGCGGCGTCGTAGACGTACAGGGGTGTGCCGAAACGCTCGGCGGCGGTCAGGAGGTCGGGGCGCGCGATCACGCCGGGCAGTCTAGCGGAGCCGGTCTGGCCGCCCGGTCCGGGGGCCAGGCTTCAGGACTCCGGCAGGCCCAGGAAGGCCTCGACCACCTGGGGGTCGAACTGCCTGCCCGCCTGCTCGCGCAGTTCGGCCAGCGCCTGCTCGCGGGTCCAGGCCCGCTTGTAGGGGCGCTCGCTCACCAGGGCGTCGTACACGTCGATCACCGCGAACAGCCGGGCCAGCAGCGGAATGGCCTCGCCCGCCAGCCGGTCGGGGTAGCCGGCGCCGTCCCAGCGCTCGTGGTGGTGGCGCACCAGGCTCAGCGCCCCTGGCGGCACGAAGCCCAGCGCCCTCACCAGCCGCTCGCCCTCGGCGGCGTGGACCTGCATCTCCGAGCGCTCCTGGGGCGTCAGCGGCCCCGGCTTGAGCAGGACGCGGTCGGGCACCACCAGCTTGCCCAGGTCGTGCAGGTAGGCCCCCAGCCGCAGGGTGTCCAGCGCCTCCGCGTCCAGGCCCAGCGCCTGCCCCAGCCGGGCGGCCCGGACGGTGACCCGGTCGGTGTGGCCCTGGGTCTCGCGGTCGCGGGCTTCGAGCGTCAGCCCCAGCGCCCGCAGCGCGGCCTCGCGGGCGTCGAGGGCCTGCTGCTCGGCGCGCTTCTGGCCTTCGATGTCGGTGCAGGTGCCCACCCAGGCCACCCCCTGCCCCTGTTCGTCCAGCACCCGCACGCCCTGGGTCAGAAACCAGCGGTACCCGCCGCCCCGGCCCCGCACGCGGTACTCGACCTCGTAGTTCTCCCCGCGCTCGACCGCCCGGCGCCAGCGGGCCACGGTGGGGGCCTCGTCTTCCGGGTGCAGGGCTTCTTCGAACCCGAAGCCGCGTGTCTCGCCGCTCAGGCCGGTGTAGTCCACCCAGCGGCCGTTGACGTGTTGCCAGCGCCCCGCCGCGTCGGCGGTCCAGAGCATGACCGGCATCCGGTCGAGCAGCCGCAGGTAAAGCTGGTCCAGCCCGGCCCCGGACGCTGACGACCCGGACGATGGCGGCCCGGACGCTGGACGCCCGGCGCCGGGGGTCCCGGCCTCCGCCTGCCCGGACCCCGTGAGGTCGGACAGCGGATCGAGAGAGGTTTCCGCAGAAGACATGGGGGCCATTGTGTGCGGATCAGGGGCCGATCCTCAAGCGCGGCGGGGCGCGGGGGGGGGCGCGCCGGTCAACCCTCCGGCCCTTTTGCGAAGCGACGGTCAAGGGTCTCAGAGCCGGGGCCGCCCCCCGCTGCCAAGAATGACGCCAGGAGGTTTTGCGCCGTGTCCCGAACCCTGGTCCTGACCCTGCTGCTCTCCCTCGTCCCGTCGCTGGCCGCCGCCCAGACGGCCCCCTCCCTCCCCGCTGGCGCGTCCCCGGCCAGCCTGCCCGCCGCCGAACAGGCCACCGTCAACGTGATCGACCGGGCGCTGGGCAGCGTGCTGTACATCACCACCGCCGCGCCCAGCAGCGGGCAGGGAACCTTTTCCAGCCCGCTGTTCGCTGACCCCCGCGAAGAGGGCGACCAGGGCACCGGCAGCGGCTTTTTCATCGACGCGCAGGGATTCGCACTGACCAACTACCACGTCGTGGAGGGCGCCACCCGCATCACCGTGAACCTGCGCGGCAGCCGGCAGGATTTCAGCGCCCGGGTGGTCGGCACGGCCCCCGACTACGACCTCGCCCTGATTCAGGTGCAGGGGGTTCCCGCAGGGCTGATTCGGCCGCTGCCGTTTGGCGACAGCGACGCCTTGCGGGTCGGGCAGACGACCATCGCGCTGGGGGCCCCTTTCGGCCTCCAGTTCAGCGCCACCAGCGGCATCGTGTCGGCGGTCGAGCGCTCGGTGCCCACCGGGGTTCGGCAGATCGCCCAGAACGCCATCCAGACCGACGCCGCCGTGAACCCCGGCAACTCGGGCGGACCGCTGCTGGATTCCTCGGGGCGGGTCATCGGGATCAACACGCAAATCCTGTCCCCGGCCGGCGCGGCGACCGGGATCGGCCAGAGCGCGGGGGTGGGCTTCGCGGTGCCCAGCAACGTCGCCCAGCGCCTCTTGCCCGGGCTGCGGGCCGGGCGGACCATCGTCGGGCCGGTGATCGGCGTGACCCTGACGCCCTTTGAGCTGACCGATCTCTCCGAGCAGGCGCGGGAGCAGTACCGCCTGCCGCGCGCGGGCGCCCTGGTCTCGCAGGTGCAGCCCGGTGGCCCCGCCGCCCAGGCCGGGGTGCGCGGCGGCGCGGCGCGGGTCCAGACTCCCCTGGGCGCCGTCTTTCTGGGCGGCGACGTGATCACCGCCGCGAACGGGCAGCTGGTGGAGACCAACGCCGACCTGCGCGAGTTCCTTTTTGGTCGGCAGGCGGGCGAGCGCGTGACCCTCACCGTGAACCGGGCGGGGCAGACCCTGACCCTCCCCGTCACCCTGGCCGCCGGAACGCCGCCCCCCGCCGGGAACCGCTGAGGACAGCCAGGAAAAAGGTAGAGGGGGGGAGCGCGAATGCGGCTTCCCTCTCACGGTTGGCGGCCCGCGCGCCTGCTAAGCTCCCCGGCGGTATGGGCACCCCGGAAGCAGGAGACAAGTCAGGCGTGCGGGTTTTGTGTGCGATGTCGGGCGGCGTGGACTCCAGCGTCACGGCGGCGCTGCTCAAGGACGCCGGGTATGGGGTGATCGGCGCGATGATGCGCTTCTGGCCCGACGACAAACGCACGGACACCTTCGACTCCTGCTGCTCGCCCGACGCCGCCTACGAGGCCCGGCGGGTGGCCGAGCAGGTCGGCGTGCCCTTTTACCTGCTGGACTACCGCGAGCAGTTCCAGCGCCACATCGTCGGTCCTTTTCTCGACGAGTACGCGCGGGGCCGCACCCCCAACCCCTGCGTGAACTGCAACACCAAGGTCAAGTTCGACGAGCTGGTGAGAAAAGCGCGGATGCTGGGCTGCCAGTACGTGGCGACCGGCCACTACGTCAAGCGCGTGGAGAGCGCGCGCGGCGAGGTCGAGTTCCATCGGGGCGACGACCCCCGCAAGGACCAGACCTACTTCCTGTGGGGCACGCCCCGAGACGCGCTGCCTTTCATCCTCTTTCCGGTGGGCGAACTGGAAAAGCCGCGCGTGCGCGAGATCGCCGCCGAGCGGGGCCTCCTGACCGCCAGCAAGCCCGAAAGCCAGAACATCTGCTTCGTGCCGGGCCGGGTGCAGGACTACGTGGCCGAGCAGTTGCCGCAGGCCCAGGGCTTCATCCGCGAGATCAAGACGGGGGAGGTCGTGGGCGAACACCTGGGCACCCAGTTCTACACGCTGGGGCAGAAAAAGGGCCTGGGCCTGTACCAGTCGCACCGCGTTCGCCACGTCGTCCACCTCGACCCGGTCACGAACACCGTCTGGGTGGGCGACTACGAGGACTGCCTCTGGACCGGGCTGCGGGCGGAGGGCGCCAACTACCTGCTCGACCTCGCCGAACTGCCGCGCGAACTGGAGGTGCAGGTGCGCTACCGCACGAGGTCGGTGCGCGCGACCGTGCTGCACGCCGACCAACACGGCTTCGAGCTGCGCTTCGAGGACCCTCAGTTCGCCGTCGCGCCGGGCCAGAGCGCCGTGCTGTACGCGGGGCCGCGTCTGCTGGGGGGCGGTCTGATCGCCGACCACGTGCGCGAGCTGCCTGCCCTGCCTGCGGCGGCCCCGCGCCCGCGTTCAGGCGTTCCGGCGCTGTAGGGCGCGCCGCAGCCCGACCACCAGGGCGGCGGCGGCCAGCGGCGCCAGCGAGCGCGTCTGCCGTCCCAGCAGCGCCGCGCCCAGCGTTCCGGCGGCCAGCCCCCGCGCCAGCCGCACCCGCTCGGCAGGGACCCGCTGCGGAGTTCGGTCGCAGCCGCTCTGCACCGCTTCGGGGGCGGTCAGCCACGGCGTGATCCCCAGCGCGGCCAGGGCCAGCAGGTCCGTGAACACGTGGCGTCCCCGGGACCCGCGCCCGGCGGGCAGCAGGGCCGCCGCGCCCACCCCCGCCGCCGCGCCGCCGGACGCCTGAAACGCGTCGCCCCGCCCCGCCGAGAGCGCCAGCGCGGCCCCCGGCACCAGCGCCGCGACCCGCTCGCCGCCCCGCGCGGCCAGGGCGGCTTGCCCGGCAAGCGCGGCCACGTCGAGGGCCTGCGGAGGGTGCCCGACCGTGGCCGCCAGGGTCCGCAGGCCGCTGAGGGCGCCCAGGCCCGCCAGCACGTTCGGCCCGCCTCCCAGCAGGGCCGCCAGCGCCGCGAGCGGCAGCGCGGCGTTGGCCGTGTCCGGGTGGTCGGGGTCGAGTTCGCGCGCGGTCGCCCAGCCCAGGAAGCCCGCCAGCCCGACCTCCAGCGCCTCACGCCCCGCCCGCCCCGAGAGCCGTGCGGCCAGCGCCGCTGTGACCATTCCCGCCGCCGCGTAGCGGTTCGAGGGCACCGAGAAATCCAGCGGACGCGCCAGGGCCGAAAGGGCCGGAGCCGGGGCGAGCGGTTCAGCAGGGGACATGGGAATACCGTACCCCGCCCCATGCCTGGATAGGCGTTACAGCGCCGAGCGCGGCCGCCGCGCCGCCAGCACCCCGCCCAGCAGCACCAGCGCGGCCGCCAGCGCCACC
Encoded proteins:
- a CDS encoding HD domain-containing phosphohydrolase codes for the protein MSSAETSLDPLSDLTGSGQAEAGTPGAGRPASGPPSSGSSASGAGLDQLYLRLLDRMPVMLWTADAAGRWQHVNGRWVDYTGLSGETRGFGFEEALHPEDEAPTVARWRRAVERGENYEVEYRVRGRGGGYRWFLTQGVRVLDEQGQGVAWVGTCTDIEGQKRAEQQALDAREAALRALGLTLEARDRETQGHTDRVTVRAARLGQALGLDAEALDTLRLGAYLHDLGKLVVPDRVLLKPGPLTPQERSEMQVHAAEGERLVRALGFVPPGALSLVRHHHERWDGAGYPDRLAGEAIPLLARLFAVIDVYDALVSERPYKRAWTREQALAELREQAGRQFDPQVVEAFLGLPES
- a CDS encoding S1C family serine protease; the encoded protein is MSRTLVLTLLLSLVPSLAAAQTAPSLPAGASPASLPAAEQATVNVIDRALGSVLYITTAAPSSGQGTFSSPLFADPREEGDQGTGSGFFIDAQGFALTNYHVVEGATRITVNLRGSRQDFSARVVGTAPDYDLALIQVQGVPAGLIRPLPFGDSDALRVGQTTIALGAPFGLQFSATSGIVSAVERSVPTGVRQIAQNAIQTDAAVNPGNSGGPLLDSSGRVIGINTQILSPAGAATGIGQSAGVGFAVPSNVAQRLLPGLRAGRTIVGPVIGVTLTPFELTDLSEQAREQYRLPRAGALVSQVQPGGPAAQAGVRGGAARVQTPLGAVFLGGDVITAANGQLVETNADLREFLFGRQAGERVTLTVNRAGQTLTLPVTLAAGTPPPAGNR
- the mnmA gene encoding tRNA 2-thiouridine(34) synthase MnmA is translated as MGTPEAGDKSGVRVLCAMSGGVDSSVTAALLKDAGYGVIGAMMRFWPDDKRTDTFDSCCSPDAAYEARRVAEQVGVPFYLLDYREQFQRHIVGPFLDEYARGRTPNPCVNCNTKVKFDELVRKARMLGCQYVATGHYVKRVESARGEVEFHRGDDPRKDQTYFLWGTPRDALPFILFPVGELEKPRVREIAAERGLLTASKPESQNICFVPGRVQDYVAEQLPQAQGFIREIKTGEVVGEHLGTQFYTLGQKKGLGLYQSHRVRHVVHLDPVTNTVWVGDYEDCLWTGLRAEGANYLLDLAELPRELEVQVRYRTRSVRATVLHADQHGFELRFEDPQFAVAPGQSAVLYAGPRLLGGGLIADHVRELPALPAAAPRPRSGVPAL